One segment of Brassica napus cultivar Da-Ae chromosome C3, Da-Ae, whole genome shotgun sequence DNA contains the following:
- the LOC125584426 gene encoding glycine-rich protein 5-like codes for MKSVRERSSSRLVFFLFSTASIVLFLSSNYVNGLRDLKERDGSEIRSMSSTASSSVLEKNFYTNVSTRRFEHALVRENGNVDKSGNCKPRGGRGSGGGGVGGEGGKENPHKKKKRSGGGGGGGGGGGERGGGGGGGGGGGSGGGGGGGGGRGEGGGGGGGGRGGGGGGGGGGGGRGGGGGGGGGRGAAGGGGGGGGGSDGKGGGWGFGWGWGGDGPGQNGGYCWYPGCAKKVNGKS; via the coding sequence ATGAAGAGTGTAAGGGAGAGATCATCATCAAGATTAGTGTTCTTCTTGTTTAGTACTGCTTCTATTGTGTTGTTTCTTAGCTCAAACTATGTTAATGGGTTAAGAGACCTAAAGGAGAGAGATGGAAGTGAGATTAGATCTATGAGTTCTACTGCGTCTTCGAGTGTTTTGGAAAAGAACTTTTATACGAATGTTTCGACCCGTAGATTTGAACATGCATTGGTTCGTGAGAATGGTAATGTAGACAAGAGTGGAAACTGCAAACCACGAGGTGGACGCGGCAGCGGAGGAGGTGGTGTTGGAGGTGAAGGCGGAAAAGAAAATCcccacaaaaagaaaaaaagaagtggtggtggtggcggtggaggaggaggaggaggagaacgtggaggtggtggtggaggaggtggaggtggtggcagtggtggaggaggaggaggaggaggaggacgtGGTgaaggaggtggtggtggaggaggaggacgtggaggtggtggtggtggtggtggaggaggggGAGGAcgtggcggtggtggtggaggaggaggaggacgtGGAGctgctggtggtggtggtggtggtggaggaggaagTGATGGGAAGGGCGGAGGATGGGGCTTTGGATGGGGATGGGGAGGTGATGGACCCGGCCAAAACGGAGGTTATTGTTGGTATCCCGGCTGTGCTAAAAAGGTCAACGGGAAGTCATAA